A genome region from Nitrospirota bacterium includes the following:
- the scpB gene encoding SMC-Scp complex subunit ScpB, with amino-acid sequence MELQDIKRIIEALLFVSPKPLTFRVIASFLDRSLRAKPEQPQGEPDSGAATEPSDAATAEAKERLRENVRQALLALEEEYKMGHGIVLTHIAGGYQFRTESSLGPWVQKFLAARPERLSRSALETLSIIAYKQPLTRAEAEHIRGVDCSGVLTTLLEKKLIRIAGKKEVPGHPLLYGTTREFLELFGLNELGDLPTLRQIEELIPKEGETEVEATPPPETLSSPAPGTP; translated from the coding sequence ATGGAACTCCAGGACATTAAGCGAATCATCGAGGCCCTGCTTTTCGTCAGTCCGAAGCCGCTGACGTTCCGGGTGATCGCCTCGTTCCTCGATCGAAGCCTTCGCGCCAAACCCGAGCAACCTCAGGGGGAACCTGATTCGGGCGCGGCGACCGAGCCTTCCGATGCGGCCACCGCCGAGGCCAAGGAACGCCTGCGTGAGAACGTCCGCCAGGCCCTGCTGGCTCTCGAAGAAGAGTACAAGATGGGCCACGGCATCGTCCTGACGCACATCGCCGGTGGATACCAGTTCCGCACGGAATCCTCGCTCGGTCCGTGGGTCCAGAAATTCCTCGCGGCCCGGCCCGAGCGCCTGTCTCGATCGGCCCTCGAAACCCTCAGCATCATCGCCTACAAACAGCCTCTCACCCGCGCGGAAGCGGAGCACATCCGCGGAGTGGATTGCAGCGGCGTTCTGACAACGCTTCTGGAGAAAAAACTGATCCGGATCGCGGGCAAGAAAGAAGTGCCCGGCCATCCCCTGCTCTACGGTACGACGAGAGAGTTCTTGGAGCTGTTCGGATTGAATGAACTGGGAGATTTGCCGACGCTGCGGCAGATTGAAGAGCTGATCCCGAAGGAAGGGGAAACCGAAGTGGAGGCTACTCCTCCACCAGAAACGTTATCTTCACCAGCGCCCGGTACTCCTTGA
- a CDS encoding dodecin domain-containing protein, which yields MPVERVSEVIGISSKGWEEAAMEAYQRAKKTIRGITSFEVTRQHAKVEQGKIKEYRALVKITFLVEE from the coding sequence ATGCCGGTTGAGCGCGTTTCCGAAGTGATCGGGATTTCCTCCAAGGGGTGGGAGGAGGCGGCGATGGAGGCCTATCAGCGGGCGAAGAAAACCATCCGCGGCATCACGAGCTTCGAGGTCACCCGCCAGCACGCGAAGGTCGAACAGGGCAAGATCAAGGAGTACCGGGCGCTGGTGAAGATAACGTTTCTGGTGGAGGAGTAG